A single Uloborus diversus isolate 005 chromosome 7, Udiv.v.3.1, whole genome shotgun sequence DNA region contains:
- the LOC129226742 gene encoding testis-expressed protein 2-like, giving the protein MTLETKLKITSNYVATAEQFESPNGKQSLTLSDSSDEDGNEKGQGSPRKRRILNKIEKWISHRHFATVAQSKLVKRYVGDLTNMPLTLTVEVSSLNGILIVNLPPEPSDRIWYGFQKDPDLSLNVFPKVGKLEINLSAVVLTIQKKLIQEFKMY; this is encoded by the exons ATGACCCTTGAGACCAAGTTAAAGATAACTTCAAATTATGTAGCTACCGCTGAACAGTTTGAAAGCCCAAATGGGAAGCAAAG tttaaccTTGAGTGATTCATCTGATGAAGATGGCAATGAAAAAGGGCAAGG TTCTCCGAGAAAGCGCAGGATACTGAATAAAATAGAAAAGTGGATCTCTCATCGGCATTTTGCCACTGTTGCTCAAAGTAAACTTGTAAAGCGATATGTTGGAGACTTAACAAATATGCCTTTAACACTCACAGTTGAAGTTAGTTCATTGAATGGCATATTGATTGTCAATTTGCCTCCTGAGCCAAGCGATCGTATCTG GTATGGATTTCAAAAAGATCCGGATTTATCACTCAATGTCTTCCCAAAGGTTGgaaaacttgaaatcaatttatcAGCAGTTGTTCTAACGATacaaaagaaattaattcaagaGTTTAAG